The proteins below are encoded in one region of Ferruginibacter lapsinanis:
- a CDS encoding aldolase/citrate lyase family protein, translated as MKFNSNTFELFLFTTNVSTAKECLAAGVNAIIIDWENKGKDKRQNGYPTQINYDTTDDLINMRNNISEKIICRINKFDPEYSADEIDLAISCGADEIFLPMVENKEEVCKVIDMIKDRCKLGILIETDTAVKNTPHFTTLPLSRIYIGLNDLQISRQSSNMFLPLIDNTVKNIKEQFINIPVGVGGITHPDEGSPIPSKLLIQQYINLNINFSFLRRAFLGDLNKYGAEKLLGEIRAHLNRSDQTAIAETHEQLKSFLL; from the coding sequence ATGAAATTTAATAGCAATACTTTTGAACTTTTTTTATTTACCACCAATGTGTCCACGGCAAAGGAATGCCTTGCTGCGGGAGTAAATGCAATTATTATTGATTGGGAAAACAAGGGGAAAGATAAAAGACAAAACGGCTACCCTACTCAAATAAACTACGATACAACAGATGATCTGATCAATATGCGCAATAATATTTCTGAAAAAATAATTTGCCGCATTAACAAATTTGATCCGGAATACTCTGCTGATGAAATTGACCTAGCGATCAGCTGTGGTGCTGATGAGATCTTTTTACCGATGGTAGAAAATAAAGAAGAGGTTTGCAAAGTTATTGATATGATAAAAGACAGATGCAAATTGGGGATTTTAATTGAAACTGATACGGCTGTAAAAAACACCCCTCATTTCACAACATTGCCACTTTCCAGAATTTATATCGGCTTAAATGACCTCCAAATCAGCAGGCAATCTTCTAATATGTTTTTACCGTTGATAGATAACACAGTAAAAAACATTAAAGAACAGTTTATTAATATTCCTGTTGGCGTTGGTGGCATTACACATCCTGATGAAGGAAGTCCTATCCCCTCAAAGCTATTAATCCAGCAATACATCAACTTAAATATAAATTTTAGTTTTTTGAGAAGAGCATTCCTGGGTGATCTGAATAAGTATGGTGCTGAAAAATTACTTGGAGAGATACGAGCACACCTAAACCGATCTGATCAAACAGCAATAGCAGAAACACATGAGCAGTTAAAATCATTTTTATTGTAA
- a CDS encoding D-2-hydroxyacid dehydrogenase: protein MSKTLLLLYKASVAHLNNLQKIAPDWSILHTTEKVVAEKMIENAEVVMGNHHLCESLPFNKQQLKWVQTNSVGIDFILKKCGSNLEGKIVTNAKGVYNNEICEHTIGLILTLQRNLHLIRDAQQEHRWERPMQLPLLSGKQAMIIGYGSLGKAIEEKLTMFGMKIFGVNTNTQYFFDETNTTKKHWKELLPAIEIVVLALPYTKDTINYFGEKEIVQLSPNAIIINIGRAGTLDEKTLYTQLIAGKIRGAALDVFNDEPLDATHPAWDIKNLFVSPHMARSREINPPFQFEKLFEENFSRYINKKPLLNIVDTIKGY, encoded by the coding sequence ATGAGTAAAACATTATTATTATTATATAAAGCCAGCGTAGCGCATCTGAATAATCTGCAAAAGATTGCTCCCGACTGGAGCATTTTACATACTACCGAAAAAGTAGTGGCCGAAAAAATGATAGAAAACGCTGAGGTAGTTATGGGTAATCATCATCTTTGCGAAAGTCTTCCTTTTAATAAACAACAATTAAAATGGGTGCAAACAAATTCTGTGGGCATCGATTTCATTTTAAAAAAATGTGGCAGCAATCTTGAAGGAAAAATTGTTACCAATGCAAAAGGTGTATATAATAATGAAATATGTGAACATACGATTGGGCTTATATTAACCTTACAAAGAAATCTTCATTTAATAAGAGATGCTCAACAGGAGCACCGTTGGGAAAGACCAATGCAACTTCCTTTATTATCCGGCAAGCAGGCAATGATCATCGGCTATGGAAGTTTAGGAAAAGCGATAGAAGAAAAGCTAACAATGTTTGGAATGAAAATTTTTGGTGTAAATACCAATACACAATATTTTTTTGATGAAACCAACACAACAAAAAAACACTGGAAAGAACTACTTCCTGCAATAGAAATTGTTGTATTGGCCCTACCTTACACAAAAGATACCATTAACTATTTTGGAGAAAAAGAAATAGTACAATTATCCCCTAATGCTATTATAATAAATATTGGCAGAGCCGGTACATTGGATGAAAAAACTTTATATACACAATTAATTGCAGGAAAAATTCGTGGTGCAGCATTAGATGTATTTAATGATGAGCCATTAGATGCTACACATCCGGCCTGGGACATAAAAAATTTATTTGTTTCGCCACATATGGCAAGAAGCAGAGAAATCAACCCTCCTTTTCAATTCGAAAAGTTATTTGAAGAAAATTTTAGCAGGTATATCAATAAAAAGCCTCTGTTAAATATTGTAGATACAATCAAAGGATATTGA